The following coding sequences are from one Capsicum annuum cultivar UCD-10X-F1 chromosome 3, UCD10Xv1.1, whole genome shotgun sequence window:
- the LOC107864811 gene encoding uncharacterized protein LOC107864811 encodes MKNCIVWNARGAKSAEFKKHYKDMVNIHQPCILSLLETKMSDHQDLCEEIGFQNHIQSEANGNSGDLVIMWRKDAITIASVSISSQAINAMVKVSSPPSSWYISIIYASNDFKARVDIWNQLASFSESYISPEENSWLVRGDFNEILRASEKFEGARINQNRSNLFMNYINYCSLIDLGFKGSKYTWSNRRYRNRNGLILKNLDRCLANDLWIYLYPEASITYLPRTNSDYSPLLLNIGSSPSNQIKPFRVESVCLSHQDFPNLINDSFLNFSCITMSTLDFEEKARVWNRLLFGNIFNKKKHLLAKLAGIQKSPNYPTSSFLQGLENTLLNEFNDILNLETEF; translated from the coding sequence ATGAAAAACTGCATAGTGTGGAATGCTAGAGGGGCTAAGAGTGCTGAATTCAAGAAACACTATAAAGACATGGTTAATATCCACCAACCATGTATTTTATCTCTCCTGGAAACCAAGATGTCAGACCACCAAGACCTGTGTGAGGAGATTGGCTTCCAAAACCACATCCAATCTGAGGCCAATGGCAACTCTGGTGATTTGGTCATTATGTGGAGGAAGGATGCCATCACTATCGCCTCTGTTTCTATCTCCAGCCAAGCCATTAATGCTATGGTCAAGGTTAGTTCCCCTCCTTCCTCTTGGTatattagtattatttatgctaGTAATGACTTCAAAGCTAGGGTTGATATTTGGAATCAACTTGCTTCTTTCTCAGAAAGCTACATCTCCCCTGAAGAGAATAGTTGGCTGGTAAGGGGGGACTTTAATGAGATCCTTAGAGCCTCTGAAAAATTTGAAGGAGCCAGGATCAATCAAAATAGATCCAATCTTTTTATGAATTACATTAACTACTGTAGCCTTATTGACCTGGGCTTTAAGGGTAGTAAGTACACCTGGTCTAACAGgagatatagaaatagaaatgGACTTATCCTAAAAAATTTAGATAGATGTCTTGCCAATGACCTTTGGATCTACCTTTATCCGGAGGCCTCTATCACTTATCTGCCTagaactaactctgactactcaCCCCTTCTCCTGAACATTGGCTCCTCCCCTTCCAACCAGATTAAACCTTTTAGAGTGGAGTCTGTGTGTCTTAGCCACCAAGACTTCCCTAACCTGATCAATGATTCTTTCCTTAACTTTTCCTGCATTACCATGTCCACCTTAGATTTTGAGgagaaggctagggtttggaaCAGGCTTCTTTTTGGCAATATCTTCAACAAGAAAAAGCACTTGCTTGCAAAATTAGCTGGTATCCAGAAATCCCCAAACTACCCCACAAGCTCCTTTCTCCAGGGGCTTGAGAATACTCTCCTCAATGAGTTCAATGATATACTCAACCTGGAGACTGAGTTCTAG